The following coding sequences are from one Gossypium hirsutum isolate 1008001.06 chromosome A12, Gossypium_hirsutum_v2.1, whole genome shotgun sequence window:
- the LOC121211063 gene encoding kelch domain-containing protein 4: protein MGKKSKKPGKGKEKTERKTAKAEEKRARRESKKLSPEDDIDAILLSIQKEEAKKKEVHVDENVPAPSPRSNCSLTVNPLKDTELILYGGEFYNGSKTFVYGDLYRFDVEKMEWKLVSSPNSPPPRSAHQAVAWKNCLYIFGGEFTSPNQERFHHYKDFWMLDLKTNQWEQLNLKGCPSPRSGHRMVLYKHKIIVFGGFYDTLREVRYYNDLHIFDLDEFKWQEIKPRLGFMWPSARSGFQFFVYQDQIYLYGGYYKEVSSDKNSSALEKGIVHADMWSLDPKTWEWNKVKKSGMPPSARAGFSMCVHKKRAMLFGGVVDMEMEGDVMMSLFLNELYGFQLDNHRWYPLELRKEKSTKVKSRKDSKQETPGSDYNDKVNIEAKTSGIDDKDQIMEYDEEAGDEESNIDEMSEHIVASMTINDERSIKSTSKPQQTKSKSKFNVQDSVSPEVVKPCGRINSCMVVGKDTLYIYGGMMEVKDREITLDDLYSLNLSKLDEWKCIIPASESEWVEASEDEDDEDEDDDDDDDSEDEGESGSDDEESDDDDEAKGTNDGTKSVQMGDAVALIRGEGKNLRRKEKRVRIEQIRANLGLSDSQRTPTPGESLRDFYRRTNLYWQMAAHEHTQHTGKELRKDGFDLAEARYRELKPLLDELAILEAEQKAEEAEGPETSSRKRGKKRV, encoded by the exons ATGGGGAAGAAATCGAAGAAGCCAGGCAAAGGCAAAGAGAAAACGGAAAGGAAAACAGCAAAAGCTGAGGAGAAGAGAGCTCGTCGAGAGTCCAAGAAACTTTCTCCCGAAGATGACATTGACGCCATTTTG TTGAGTATTCAAAAGGAGGAAGCAAAGAAAAAGGAAGTTCATGTTGATGAAAATGTCCCTGCGCCATCTCCTCGATCGAACTGCTCG TTAACAGTTAATCCTCTGAAAGATACAGAGTTGATACTATACGGGGGTGAATTCTACAATGGCAGTAAG ACATTTGTGTATGGTGATCTTTACAGGTTTGATGTAGAAAAGATGGAATGGAAGTTGGTTTCAAGTCCCAACAGTCCGCCTCCTCGTAGTGCTCATCAGGCAGTTGCTTGGAAAAATTGTCTCTATATCTTTG GTGGTGAATTTACATCTCCAAATCAAGAACGGTTCCATCATTACAAG GACTTCTGGATGTTGGATCTAAAAACAAATCAATGGGAACAACTAAATTTGAAAGGTTGTCCAAGTCCACGGTCTGGTCATCGaatg GTCCTGTACAAGCATAAGATTATTGTTTTTGGTGGCTTCTATGATACGCTCAGAGAAGTGAG GTATTATAATGATTTGCACATCTTTGACCTAGATGAGTTCAAG TGGCAAGAAATAAAGCCTAGGCTTGGTTTCATGTGGCCTAGTGCTCGGAGTGGTTTCCAATTTTTCGTGTATCAAGATCAG aTTTATTTATATGGAGGGTACTACAAAGAAGTGTCTTCTGATAAGAACAGCTCAGCCTTGGAGAAAGGAATTGTTCATGCGGACATGTGGTCTCTTGATCCTAAGACTTGGGAGTGGAACAAG GTTAAAAAAAGTGGGATGCCTCCTAGTGCTCGTGCCGGGTTTTCCATGTGTGTTCATAAGAAACGTGCTATGCTATTTGGGGGTGTAGTAGATATGGAAATGGAAG GTGATGTAATGATGAGCTTGTTCTTGAATGAACTTTATGGCTTCCAACTAGATAACCACCGATG GTATCCTTTGGAGCTACGGAAGGAAAAGTCAACCAAGGTTAAG TCAAGAAAGGATTCAAAACAAGAAACACCTGGTTCTGATTATAATGATAAGGTAAATATTGAAGCAAAGACTAGTGGCATAGATGATAAAGACCAAATTATGGAGTATGATGAAGAAGCTGGTGATGAGGAAAGCAACATTGATGAAATGTCTGAGCACATCGTAGCAAGCATGACAATCAATGATGAAAGGTCAATCAAATCTACTTCAAAGCCTCAGCAAactaaatctaaatctaaattcaatGTTCAAGATTCTGTTTCACCTGAG GTTGTAAAGCCTTGTGGACGAATAAATTCCTGCATGGTTGTTGGTAAAGACACTTTATATATATACGGGGGCATGATGGAGGTTAAAGATCGAGAAATTACACTTGATGATTTATATTCTCTTAATCTTAGTAAACTTGACGAATGGAAGTGCATCATACCG GCATCTGAAAGTGAATGGGTGGAAGCCTCAGAGgatgaagatgatgaagatgaagatgatgatgatgatgatgatagcGAAGATGAAGGTGAGAGCGGTAGCGATGATGAGGAATCTGACGATGATGACGAGGCAAAG GGTACAAATGATGGTACGAAATCAGTTCAAATGGGAGATGCTGTTGCTTTAATAAGGGGCGAGGGAAAGAATTTGCGGAGGAAAGAGAAACGAGTCAGGATCGAGCAGATTAGAGCTAACCTTGGCCTCTCAGATTCACAGAGAACACCAACG CCTGGAGAATCATTGAGGGATTTCTATAGACGTACTAATTTGTACTGGCAAATGGCTGCCCATGAACATACTCAGCACACTGGCAAG GAACTCCGTAAAGATGGTTTTGATCTTGCTGAGGCTCGTTACAGGGAACTTAAACCACTTCTTGACGAG TTGGCCATATTAGAGGCAGAACAGAAGGCTGAAGAGGCAGAAGGACCAGAAACAAGTTCGAGAAAGAGAGGGAAAAAGAGAGTTTAA
- the LOC121211064 gene encoding 26S proteasome non-ATPase regulatory subunit 6 homolog isoform X2, whose product MDAQEGTQQSQQLILAHKVFLLKHRDVPDIEKVRLKDEVLNTVKSNDMTPYYENLVADKVLDLDHSALDSMRAKNEEEIKKLDEKIADAEENLGESEVREAHLAKFLYFIQIGEKEKALEQLKVSENKTVAVGQKMDLVFCSLQIGFFYMDFDLISNSIDKAKILFEKGGDWKRKNRLKVYEGLYCMSTRNFKKAANLFLDSISTFTTYELFPYDTFIFYTVLTSIISLDRVSLKQKVVDAPEILTVIGKIPHLSEFLNSLYNCQYKSFFLAFAGLTEQIKLDRYLHLHFRFYMREGAISFYRSREASLQD is encoded by the exons ATGGATGCGCAAGAAGGAACTCAGCAGTCACAGCAGCTAATCCTTGCTCACAAAGTCTTCCTTCTTAAGCACCGGGATGTCCCTGACATCGAGAAGGTCCGCCTCAAGGATGAGGTCCTAAACACTGTCAAATCCAATG ATATGACTCCATATTATGAAAACCTAGTCGCCGACAAGGTGCTGGACCTGGACCACAGCGCTTTGGACTCAATGCGTGCAAAGAATGAGGAAGAGATTAAAAAGCTCGATGAAAA GATTGCTGATGCTGAAGAAAACTTAGGTGAAAGTGAAGTTCGAGAAGCACATTTAGCTAAATTCTTGTATTTCATTCAGATTGGTGAAAAG GAGAAAGCATTGGAGCAACTGAAGGTGTCAGAAAACAAGACAGTTGCTGTTGGGCAAAAGATGGACTTGGTCTTCTGCTCGTTGCAGATAGGCTTTTTCTATATGGATTTTGATCTTATTTCTAACAGTATTGATAAAGCAAAAAT CTTGTTCGAGAAAGGAGGTGACTGGAAGAGAAAAAACCGTTTGAAGGTGTATGAAGGCTTGTATTGCATGTCCACTCGAAATTTTAAGAAGGCTGCCAATCTATTTTTGGATTCCATTTCTACCTTCACAACTTACGAACTTTTCCCttatgacacattcatattttaCACTGTGCTTACAAGCATCATATCATTGGATAGAGTTTCTCTGAAACAAAAg GTGGTTGATGCTCCTGAAATCTTGACTGTGATTGGAAAAATTCCACATCTTTCGGAATTTTTAAATTCTCTTTACAATTGTCAGTACAAATCATTCTTCTTAGCATTCG CTGGCCTGACAGAGCAGATAAAATTGGACCGCTATTTGCATCTACATTTCCGGTTTTACATGAGAGAG GGAGCTATCTCGTTTTATCGCAGCAGGGAAGCTTCATTGCAAGATTGA
- the LOC121211064 gene encoding 26S proteasome non-ATPase regulatory subunit 6 homolog isoform X1 yields the protein MDAQEGTQQSQQLILAHKVFLLKHRDVPDIEKVRLKDEVLNTVKSNDMTPYYENLVADKVLDLDHSALDSMRAKNEEEIKKLDEKIADAEENLGESEVREAHLAKFLYFIQIGEKEKALEQLKVSENKTVAVGQKMDLVFCSLQIGFFYMDFDLISNSIDKAKILFEKGGDWKRKNRLKVYEGLYCMSTRNFKKAANLFLDSISTFTTYELFPYDTFIFYTVLTSIISLDRVSLKQKVVDAPEILTVIGKIPHLSEFLNSLYNCQYKSFFLAFAGLTEQIKLDRYLHLHFRFYMREVRTVVYSQFLESYKSVTIEAMAKAFGVTVEFIDQELSRFIAAGKLHCKIDKVAGVLETNRPDAKNALYQATIKQGDFLLNRIQKLSRVIDL from the exons ATGGATGCGCAAGAAGGAACTCAGCAGTCACAGCAGCTAATCCTTGCTCACAAAGTCTTCCTTCTTAAGCACCGGGATGTCCCTGACATCGAGAAGGTCCGCCTCAAGGATGAGGTCCTAAACACTGTCAAATCCAATG ATATGACTCCATATTATGAAAACCTAGTCGCCGACAAGGTGCTGGACCTGGACCACAGCGCTTTGGACTCAATGCGTGCAAAGAATGAGGAAGAGATTAAAAAGCTCGATGAAAA GATTGCTGATGCTGAAGAAAACTTAGGTGAAAGTGAAGTTCGAGAAGCACATTTAGCTAAATTCTTGTATTTCATTCAGATTGGTGAAAAG GAGAAAGCATTGGAGCAACTGAAGGTGTCAGAAAACAAGACAGTTGCTGTTGGGCAAAAGATGGACTTGGTCTTCTGCTCGTTGCAGATAGGCTTTTTCTATATGGATTTTGATCTTATTTCTAACAGTATTGATAAAGCAAAAAT CTTGTTCGAGAAAGGAGGTGACTGGAAGAGAAAAAACCGTTTGAAGGTGTATGAAGGCTTGTATTGCATGTCCACTCGAAATTTTAAGAAGGCTGCCAATCTATTTTTGGATTCCATTTCTACCTTCACAACTTACGAACTTTTCCCttatgacacattcatattttaCACTGTGCTTACAAGCATCATATCATTGGATAGAGTTTCTCTGAAACAAAAg GTGGTTGATGCTCCTGAAATCTTGACTGTGATTGGAAAAATTCCACATCTTTCGGAATTTTTAAATTCTCTTTACAATTGTCAGTACAAATCATTCTTCTTAGCATTCG CTGGCCTGACAGAGCAGATAAAATTGGACCGCTATTTGCATCTACATTTCCGGTTTTACATGAGAGAGGTCAGGACTGTTGTTTACTCTCAATTTTTGGAATCCTACAAGAGTGTTACTATTGAAGCCATGGCAAAGGCTTTTGGGGTGACAGTAGAGTTCATTGATCA GGAGCTATCTCGTTTTATCGCAGCAGGGAAGCTTCATTGCAAGATTGACAAGGTTGCTGGTGTCCTCGAAACTAACCGCCCTGATGCGAAGAATGCTCTTTACCAGGCCACTATTAAACAAGGTGACTTCTTATTAAACCGGATCCAGAAGTTGTCTCGTGTCATTGATCTATGA
- the LOC121211065 gene encoding cyclin-dependent kinase G-2 isoform X1 — protein sequence MAAGRVDVRRRIDVEKLNRGHVHANPVKNGYNYPSNHKNKFDLGPRRCGLDDVARVKNDVKQMMDDGVQQPPEKKRKFSPIVWDLEDKEGRISFKNRDVVTTTILSSPSSPSKVSNTVSNQVYKHQPFSANMIKEVEHMASKSLVSDFGAALSPSLPEQQCQDDEQEPELIGKENVRAPNIFTSRWASDSDDEDGSLTEEKIRRSSSLESGELEREELEVDRVQSDQRSSSVLSACEDGGMDCKLDSVDVMDIDDMRDEDAIVDQPDLGVEEPAGGCMNMLHGCRSVFEYEKLNKISEGTYGIVYRAKDKMTGEIVALKKVKILDLRDLEEYGFPVISLREINILASFHHPSIVKSREVVVDDHDNVYMVMEYMEHDLKWLMDSMKRRFSTSDVKCLMLQLLEGVKYLHDNWVLHRDLKTSNLLLNNQGELKICDFGMARQYGSPLKPYTTKVVTQWYRAPELLLGGKKYSTAVDMWSVGCVMAELLAKEPLFKGTAEIDQLRKIFDTLGVPSEKIWPGFSELPGSKANYSKQPYNLLRKKFPAASFTGSAVLSDAGFDLLNRLLTYDPEKRITADDALNHDWFRELPLPKSKDFLPTFPPKV from the exons ATGGCGGCAGGGCGAGTTGATGTTCGGAGGAGAATTGATGTTGAGAAATTGAATCGGGGCCATGTTCATGCAAATCCCGTTAAGAATGGATACAATTATCCATCTAATCATAAGAATAAGTTCGATCTGGGTCCTAGGCGATGTGGGTTAGACGATGTTGCCAGGGTTAAAAATGATGTGAAACAGATGATGGATGATGGGGTTCAGCAGCCCCCGGAAAAAAAGAGGAAGTTTTCCCCGATTGTATGGGACCTGGAAGACAAGGAAGGAAGAATTTCATTCAAGAACAGGGATGTTGTGACGACTACCATTCTGTCATCTCCTTCTTCACCTTCCAAGGTGTCAAATACTGTTTCCAATCAGGTTTATAAGCATCAACCGTTCTCTGCAAACATGATCAAAGAAGTGGAGCATATGGCATCCAAGTCTCTGGTATCTGATTTTGGTGCTGCTTTATCTCCTTCACTGCCTGAGCAGCAATGCCAGGATGATGAACAAGAACCAGAGTTGattggaaaagaaaatgttcGAGCACCCAACATATTTACATCACGTTGGGCTTCTGATAGTGATGATGAAGATGGATCTCTAACTGAGGAAAAGATTAGGAGGAGTTCGAGTCTTGAGAGTGGAGAGCTTGAAAGAGAGGAGTTGGAAGTAGATAGGGTACAGTCTGATCAAAGAAGCAGCAGTGTACTGTCTGCTTGTGAGGATGGAGGCATGGACTGTAAGTTGGACTCTGTTGATGTGATGGATATTGATGACATGCGTGATGAAGATGCTATTGTTGATCAGCCAGATTTAGGTGTTGAAGAGCCAGCTGGAGGTTGTATGAACATGCTTCATGGTTGCAGAAGTGTTTTTGAGTAtgaaaaattgaacaaaataagtGAAGGTACATATGGCATTGTTTATAGAGCTAAGGATAAGATGACAGGAGAAATTGTGGCACTGAAGAAGGTGAAGATTCTTGATCTAAGAGATTTAGAAGAATATGGTTTCCCTGTGATATCACTGAGAGAAATTAATATTCTTGCGTCTTTTCATCACCCTTCGATTGTGAAATCTAGAGAAGTTGTTGTAGATGACCATGACAATGTTTACATGGTTATGGAGTACATGGAACATGACCTCAAGTGGCTAATGGACTCGATGAAACGACGATTCAGTACCAGTGATGTTAAATGTTTGATGCTACAGCTACTGGAGGGTGTGAAATATCTTCATGATAATTGGGTACTTCATAGGGATTTGAAAACATCCAATCTTCTCTTGAACAATCAAGGTGAACTCAAAATATGTGACTTCGGTATGGCGCGACAGTATGGGAGCCCTCTGAAGCCTTACACAACCAAGGTGGTGACTCAGTGGTATAG GGCTCCTGAACTTTTACTTGGAGGAAAGAAGTACTCAACAGCCGTGGACATGTGGTCTGTGGGATGTGTAATGGCTGAATTGTTAGCTAAGGAACCCCTGTTCAAAGGGACAGCTGAAATTGATCAGCTTCGCAAG ATATTTGATACTCTTGGTGTTCCAAGTGAGAAGATTTGGCCTGGGTTTTCTGAATTACCAGGTTCCAAAGCAAATTATTCTAAGCAACC GTATAACTTGTTGCGCAAGAAGTTTCCTGCAGCATCTTTTACTGGATCTGCCGTTCTTTCTGATGCTGGATTTGACCTGTTGAACAGGCTTCTTACCTATGACCCTGAGAAA AGAATAACAGCAGATGATGCTCTTAATCATGATTGGTTCCGGGAGCTTCCCCTGCCAAAATCTAAAGATTTCTTGCCTACTTTCCCACCAAAAGTGTGA
- the LOC121211065 gene encoding cyclin-dependent kinase G-2 isoform X2 — protein sequence MMDDGVQQPPEKKRKFSPIVWDLEDKEGRISFKNRDVVTTTILSSPSSPSKVSNTVSNQVYKHQPFSANMIKEVEHMASKSLVSDFGAALSPSLPEQQCQDDEQEPELIGKENVRAPNIFTSRWASDSDDEDGSLTEEKIRRSSSLESGELEREELEVDRVQSDQRSSSVLSACEDGGMDCKLDSVDVMDIDDMRDEDAIVDQPDLGVEEPAGGCMNMLHGCRSVFEYEKLNKISEGTYGIVYRAKDKMTGEIVALKKVKILDLRDLEEYGFPVISLREINILASFHHPSIVKSREVVVDDHDNVYMVMEYMEHDLKWLMDSMKRRFSTSDVKCLMLQLLEGVKYLHDNWVLHRDLKTSNLLLNNQGELKICDFGMARQYGSPLKPYTTKVVTQWYRAPELLLGGKKYSTAVDMWSVGCVMAELLAKEPLFKGTAEIDQLRKIFDTLGVPSEKIWPGFSELPGSKANYSKQPYNLLRKKFPAASFTGSAVLSDAGFDLLNRLLTYDPEKRITADDALNHDWFRELPLPKSKDFLPTFPPKV from the exons ATGATGGATGATGGGGTTCAGCAGCCCCCGGAAAAAAAGAGGAAGTTTTCCCCGATTGTATGGGACCTGGAAGACAAGGAAGGAAGAATTTCATTCAAGAACAGGGATGTTGTGACGACTACCATTCTGTCATCTCCTTCTTCACCTTCCAAGGTGTCAAATACTGTTTCCAATCAGGTTTATAAGCATCAACCGTTCTCTGCAAACATGATCAAAGAAGTGGAGCATATGGCATCCAAGTCTCTGGTATCTGATTTTGGTGCTGCTTTATCTCCTTCACTGCCTGAGCAGCAATGCCAGGATGATGAACAAGAACCAGAGTTGattggaaaagaaaatgttcGAGCACCCAACATATTTACATCACGTTGGGCTTCTGATAGTGATGATGAAGATGGATCTCTAACTGAGGAAAAGATTAGGAGGAGTTCGAGTCTTGAGAGTGGAGAGCTTGAAAGAGAGGAGTTGGAAGTAGATAGGGTACAGTCTGATCAAAGAAGCAGCAGTGTACTGTCTGCTTGTGAGGATGGAGGCATGGACTGTAAGTTGGACTCTGTTGATGTGATGGATATTGATGACATGCGTGATGAAGATGCTATTGTTGATCAGCCAGATTTAGGTGTTGAAGAGCCAGCTGGAGGTTGTATGAACATGCTTCATGGTTGCAGAAGTGTTTTTGAGTAtgaaaaattgaacaaaataagtGAAGGTACATATGGCATTGTTTATAGAGCTAAGGATAAGATGACAGGAGAAATTGTGGCACTGAAGAAGGTGAAGATTCTTGATCTAAGAGATTTAGAAGAATATGGTTTCCCTGTGATATCACTGAGAGAAATTAATATTCTTGCGTCTTTTCATCACCCTTCGATTGTGAAATCTAGAGAAGTTGTTGTAGATGACCATGACAATGTTTACATGGTTATGGAGTACATGGAACATGACCTCAAGTGGCTAATGGACTCGATGAAACGACGATTCAGTACCAGTGATGTTAAATGTTTGATGCTACAGCTACTGGAGGGTGTGAAATATCTTCATGATAATTGGGTACTTCATAGGGATTTGAAAACATCCAATCTTCTCTTGAACAATCAAGGTGAACTCAAAATATGTGACTTCGGTATGGCGCGACAGTATGGGAGCCCTCTGAAGCCTTACACAACCAAGGTGGTGACTCAGTGGTATAG GGCTCCTGAACTTTTACTTGGAGGAAAGAAGTACTCAACAGCCGTGGACATGTGGTCTGTGGGATGTGTAATGGCTGAATTGTTAGCTAAGGAACCCCTGTTCAAAGGGACAGCTGAAATTGATCAGCTTCGCAAG ATATTTGATACTCTTGGTGTTCCAAGTGAGAAGATTTGGCCTGGGTTTTCTGAATTACCAGGTTCCAAAGCAAATTATTCTAAGCAACC GTATAACTTGTTGCGCAAGAAGTTTCCTGCAGCATCTTTTACTGGATCTGCCGTTCTTTCTGATGCTGGATTTGACCTGTTGAACAGGCTTCTTACCTATGACCCTGAGAAA AGAATAACAGCAGATGATGCTCTTAATCATGATTGGTTCCGGGAGCTTCCCCTGCCAAAATCTAAAGATTTCTTGCCTACTTTCCCACCAAAAGTGTGA
- the LOC121203554 gene encoding adenylate kinase 4, producing the protein MASSSVNLEEIPSESLMNELLRRMKCAPKPEKHLILIGPPGSGKGTQSPIIKDEHCLCHLATGDMLRAAVSAKTPLGIKAKESMDKGELVSDDLVVGIIDEAMKKPSCKKGFILDGFPRTVAQAQKLDEMLERQGVKIDKVLDFAIDDAVLEERISGRWIHPASGRSYHTKFAPPRVPGVDDVTGESLIQRKDDTAAVLKSRLESFHRQTQPVINYYSKKGIVATLHAEKPLSDVTDEVRKVLS; encoded by the exons ATGGCGAGCAGTTCGGTGAACTTGGAAGAAATACCCTCCGAATCTCTGATGAATGAGCTTCTCCGTCGTATGAAGTGCGCCCCCAAACCCGAGAAGCACCTCATCCTCATTG GTCCACCTGGATCTGGAAAAGGCACTCAATCACCAATAATTAAAGATGAGCACTGCTTGTGTCACTTGGCCACTGGTGATATGCTTAGAGCTGCTGTTTCCGCTAAAACCCCACTTGGTATCAAGGCCAAGGAATCTATGGATAAG GGAGAACTTGTTTCTGATGACCTGGTTGTTGGCATTATCGATGAAGCGATGAAGAAACCTTCATGTAAAAAAGGTTTCATTCTTGATGGGTTTCCCAGGACTGTAGCACAAGCACAAAAG CTTGATGAGATGCTTGAAAGGCAGGGAGTTAAAATTGATAAGGTGCTCGATTTCGCAATTGACGATGCGGTCTTGGAGGAGAGGATTTCTGGTCGCTGGATCCACCCTGCTAGTGGTAGATCCTACCATACAAAATTTGCACCTCCTAGAGTTCCAGGTGTAGATGAT GTGACTGGGGAATCTTTGATCCAACGTAAAGACGACACTGCAGCTGTTCTCAAGTCAAGGCTTGAGTCATTTCACAGACAAACTCAACCA GTGATCAATTATTATTCCAAGAAGGGAATAGTTGCAACGCTTCATGCCGAAAAGCCTCTTTCAGATGTTACGGATGAGGTCCGGAAAGTACTCTCATGA